The following are encoded together in the Poseidonibacter lekithochrous genome:
- a CDS encoding phosphate-starvation-inducible PsiE family protein: MKRTIFNFFSDKLYIELSIASILFVIALATGMLMDFIIYMLYFIIFLEIVRAVVNYIREQRVALSLLVDAFIILALREFIVNVVKVNKEEYRTIDELFSSAVNLNLFVLAGVVIFLLIVRYFSVKTSQKYLFDRNKNKQ, from the coding sequence ATGAAAAGAACAATATTTAACTTTTTTTCTGACAAATTATATATAGAGTTATCAATTGCAAGTATATTATTTGTAATTGCATTAGCTACGGGAATGCTTATGGATTTTATTATCTATATGTTGTATTTTATAATTTTTTTAGAGATAGTAAGAGCAGTAGTAAACTATATAAGAGAACAAAGAGTTGCTTTGTCTTTATTAGTAGATGCTTTTATAATCTTAGCATTAAGAGAGTTTATTGTTAATGTTGTGAAAGTGAACAAAGAAGAGTACAGAACTATTGATGAGTTATTCTCTAGTGCTGTGAACTTAAATTTATTTGTTTTAGCTGGAGTTGTTATCTTCTTATTAATTGTAAGATACTTCTCTGTTAAGACATCTCAAAAATATTTATTTGATAGAAATAAAAATAAACAATAG
- a CDS encoding TonB-dependent receptor plug domain-containing protein, which translates to MRTFLLFFILFSQVLFAEDLNNLLKEYEVESQNSLQTIDEKLGHVFIYSQKDIKRMQYNKLNDILKELPLNNSNKNRLGMANLSLSGTKTAVSGFFRFFINDHEISSTYTQSISVNWGDLPLDFVDHIEVYHGDSSFALGNETGIYFVRIYTKSPRKINATQLQLRNSNKNEYAQSITHSESFGNDWSYLIYLNNTKKDESIPYENNTLKNDKKRRYLFLDINNEDTNINIAYTDIKKDIYMGLSKNAAPEDGHQNSKDFYIDIKKYFLYDKSLKATFSIDVTSREYSEKNDNGIVITPIFTNPVTLPKQVDEKARFRKINAYLGKTTEYKNNKFLTAISLKNKKYDLKYRNIVDHTNSTIEQNEYTNFNEETNFSLLLEDEYRVNDKILLVANAKIDKYKRNGYLKDFTEKLFRVGTIYTPTNNFGLKSFYTHTYVPPTFYNVDYAKKSDPNLEIQKYKIFTVEGVLTSGKSKFTAIYHDVSIEDFLYYTPVGFENIKHKIKTNGMIFNYKYLFNENNEVQVNYYFTNLSEEVNNSNDGAFIKYMAKDGKIEYFTSLIYKNKYSYKGLNVRASYDLNLGATYNHTKDLSFSIKGENLLDKSSKSLYSDDFPESSFALEDDDRNITATVKWVF; encoded by the coding sequence ATGAGAACGTTTTTACTATTTTTTATTTTATTTTCACAAGTACTTTTTGCAGAGGACTTAAATAATCTTCTAAAAGAGTATGAAGTAGAATCTCAAAACTCACTTCAAACAATCGATGAAAAACTAGGACACGTTTTTATCTATTCACAAAAAGATATAAAACGTATGCAATACAATAAACTTAATGACATACTAAAAGAACTTCCATTAAATAATTCAAATAAAAATCGTTTAGGAATGGCAAACTTATCCCTATCTGGAACAAAAACTGCCGTTAGTGGTTTCTTTAGATTCTTTATAAATGACCATGAAATTAGCTCAACTTATACACAATCAATTTCTGTTAACTGGGGAGATTTACCTCTAGATTTTGTTGACCATATAGAAGTTTATCATGGAGATAGTTCCTTTGCATTAGGAAATGAAACAGGAATATATTTTGTAAGAATATATACTAAATCCCCTAGAAAAATAAATGCAACACAACTACAATTAAGAAATTCAAATAAAAATGAATATGCACAAAGCATCACACACTCAGAGAGTTTCGGGAATGATTGGTCTTATTTAATTTATTTAAATAATACAAAAAAAGATGAGTCAATTCCATATGAAAATAACACTCTAAAAAATGATAAAAAAAGAAGATATCTATTTTTGGATATCAATAATGAAGATACAAATATAAATATCGCGTACACTGACATAAAAAAAGATATTTATATGGGATTATCCAAAAATGCTGCACCAGAAGATGGACATCAAAATTCAAAAGATTTCTATATTGATATAAAAAAATATTTTCTTTATGACAAGTCATTAAAAGCTACATTTTCTATTGATGTAACAAGTAGAGAATATTCTGAAAAAAATGACAATGGAATAGTAATAACACCAATATTTACAAATCCTGTAACCCTACCAAAACAAGTAGATGAAAAAGCTAGATTCAGAAAAATAAATGCTTATTTAGGAAAAACAACTGAATATAAAAATAATAAGTTTCTAACAGCTATAAGTTTAAAAAATAAAAAATATGATTTAAAATATAGAAATATAGTAGATCATACAAATAGTACTATTGAACAAAATGAATATACTAATTTTAATGAAGAGACAAATTTCTCTTTATTATTAGAGGATGAATATAGAGTAAATGACAAAATACTATTAGTAGCAAATGCAAAAATAGACAAATATAAAAGAAATGGTTATCTTAAAGACTTCACTGAAAAACTATTTAGAGTTGGTACTATTTATACGCCTACTAATAACTTTGGTTTAAAGAGTTTTTATACTCATACTTATGTTCCACCTACATTTTACAATGTAGACTATGCAAAAAAAAGTGACCCAAATCTAGAAATACAGAAATACAAAATCTTTACAGTTGAAGGTGTGCTTACAAGTGGGAAATCTAAATTTACTGCTATATATCATGATGTAAGTATTGAAGACTTTTTATATTATACACCTGTTGGATTTGAAAATATAAAACATAAAATTAAAACAAATGGAATGATTTTCAATTATAAATATTTATTCAATGAAAACAATGAAGTACAAGTAAACTACTATTTTACAAATTTAAGCGAAGAAGTTAATAATTCAAATGATGGTGCTTTTATAAAATATATGGCTAAAGATGGGAAAATTGAATATTTTACATCTTTAATTTATAAGAATAAATACTCATATAAAGGCTTGAATGTAAGAGCTTCTTATGACTTAAATCTAGGAGCGACTTACAATCATACTAAAGACTTGAGTTTTAGTATAAAAGGTGAAAACCTATTAGATAAATCCAGTAAATCATTGTATTCTGATGACTTTCCAGAATCATCATTTGCTTTAGAAGATGATGATAGAAATATCACAGCTACTGTAAAGTGGGTGTTCTAA
- a CDS encoding methyl-accepting chemotaxis protein: MFKSISIKAKLLMIVISSIIVVSVAMIVQSIVSLQETSDSVIEKFKADAYQSKQEELENYVSLAMKSVEAYHARTSKEKVKAEVQSYLKEQTGFMLSIMEGTYEKYKGTVSDDELKELIRNTVKSTRYGKTGYFWINDTAAKIVMHPIKPQLDGKDLANYKDKGGKKIFSEFARVASSTGEGFVDYVWPKPGFEAPQDKVSFVKLFKPFNWVVGTGEYVDNVSDKLKKEALANVKSMRYGAKGNGYFWVNDSNHVVIMHSIKSSIDGKSMYDLQDPNGKYLYREIVKAANQNAKGGVVDYMWSKPGSETPQPKISYVKKFEPWDWIIGTGVYVDDIETKIAEMEQETEDKILEVIIRNCVILFVIMIILGVVMAMISNRAIFRPLSEFQDGLLNFFKYINKEKSTVDHLDDSANDEIGNMAKIINENVVKTKSLIEQDAALISDVTRVVEQVKEGYLNNRVEKTTENESLQRLQTQLNEMLNNLETNIGKDTNVILDILSKYGQLDFRDNISNASGQVENAINDLSKIINQMLAENKENGLTLDASSDILLENVDTLNTNSTTTAAALEETAAALEEITSTIINNTETITTMATHSDELSSSIKVGQDLASSTVKAMDEINDQTEAIADAITVIDQIAFQTNILSLNAAVEAATAGEAGKGFAVVAQEVRNLAARSAEAAKEIKDLVENATAKTNAGKDGADKMIKGYDSLNESIQKTTELINTISEASKEQRTGIEQINDAVTQLDQQTQQNVVISNTTQSIAAQTDEIAKLVVSSANEKEFIGKDEIKSKEVKTSTKSANEILADIKSSTNIPKKTSNVRASRPSTTYKAPSTPKQSVSNTVVSNTSGDDEWESF, encoded by the coding sequence ATGTTTAAGTCAATATCTATCAAAGCAAAACTATTGATGATTGTAATTAGTTCAATCATTGTTGTTTCTGTTGCTATGATTGTTCAATCAATTGTTTCATTACAAGAAACTTCTGATTCAGTTATTGAAAAATTTAAAGCGGATGCTTACCAGTCAAAACAAGAAGAACTTGAAAACTATGTTTCATTAGCAATGAAATCTGTAGAAGCATATCATGCAAGAACTTCTAAAGAAAAAGTTAAAGCTGAAGTTCAATCTTATTTAAAAGAGCAAACTGGCTTTATGCTTTCAATTATGGAAGGTACTTACGAAAAGTACAAGGGTACAGTTTCTGATGATGAATTAAAAGAACTTATTAGAAATACTGTTAAAAGTACTAGATATGGAAAAACAGGTTATTTTTGGATTAACGATACTGCTGCGAAAATCGTTATGCATCCAATTAAACCTCAATTAGATGGAAAAGACTTAGCTAATTATAAAGATAAGGGTGGTAAAAAAATATTCTCTGAGTTTGCAAGAGTTGCAAGTTCAACTGGAGAAGGTTTTGTTGATTATGTATGGCCAAAGCCAGGATTTGAAGCGCCACAAGATAAAGTGTCATTTGTAAAATTATTCAAACCATTTAACTGGGTTGTTGGAACTGGTGAATATGTTGATAATGTAAGTGATAAACTAAAAAAAGAAGCTTTAGCTAATGTTAAAAGTATGAGATATGGAGCTAAAGGAAATGGATATTTCTGGGTTAATGATTCAAATCATGTTGTAATTATGCACTCTATTAAATCGTCAATTGATGGTAAGAGTATGTATGACTTACAAGACCCAAATGGTAAATACTTATATAGAGAAATTGTAAAAGCTGCAAACCAAAATGCAAAAGGTGGAGTTGTTGATTATATGTGGTCTAAACCAGGTAGTGAAACTCCTCAGCCTAAAATTTCATATGTTAAAAAATTCGAACCTTGGGATTGGATTATTGGTACTGGAGTTTATGTAGATGATATTGAAACAAAAATTGCAGAAATGGAACAAGAAACAGAAGATAAGATTTTAGAAGTAATTATTAGAAACTGTGTAATCTTATTTGTAATTATGATTATCTTAGGTGTTGTTATGGCAATGATTTCTAATAGAGCTATTTTTAGACCTTTATCTGAATTCCAAGATGGTTTATTAAACTTCTTCAAATATATTAATAAAGAGAAATCAACTGTTGATCATTTAGATGATTCTGCTAATGATGAAATTGGTAATATGGCGAAGATTATTAATGAAAATGTTGTAAAAACTAAATCATTAATTGAACAAGATGCTGCATTGATTTCTGATGTTACTAGAGTTGTTGAGCAAGTTAAAGAGGGTTACTTAAATAATAGAGTTGAGAAAACTACTGAAAATGAATCATTACAAAGATTACAAACTCAATTAAATGAGATGTTAAATAATCTTGAAACAAATATTGGTAAAGATACAAATGTTATTTTAGATATATTATCTAAATATGGTCAATTAGACTTTAGAGATAATATTAGTAATGCTTCAGGTCAAGTTGAAAATGCTATTAATGATTTATCAAAAATCATTAATCAAATGCTTGCAGAGAATAAAGAAAATGGACTTACTTTAGATGCAAGTTCAGATATTTTACTTGAAAATGTTGATACATTAAATACTAACTCAACTACAACAGCCGCTGCTTTAGAAGAAACAGCAGCAGCATTAGAAGAGATTACAAGTACAATTATTAACAATACTGAAACTATTACAACTATGGCTACTCATTCAGATGAATTATCAAGTTCAATTAAAGTAGGACAAGATTTAGCTTCTAGTACAGTAAAAGCAATGGATGAAATTAATGATCAAACAGAAGCAATTGCAGATGCAATTACAGTAATTGATCAAATTGCATTCCAAACAAATATTCTTTCATTAAATGCAGCAGTTGAAGCAGCAACAGCTGGGGAAGCAGGAAAAGGATTTGCGGTTGTTGCACAAGAGGTGCGAAACTTAGCAGCAAGATCAGCAGAAGCAGCAAAAGAGATTAAAGATTTAGTTGAAAATGCTACAGCTAAAACAAATGCTGGAAAAGATGGTGCGGATAAAATGATCAAAGGATATGATTCATTAAATGAAAGCATTCAAAAAACAACAGAATTAATTAATACTATTTCAGAAGCATCGAAAGAGCAAAGAACTGGTATTGAGCAAATTAATGATGCAGTTACTCAGCTTGATCAACAAACACAACAAAATGTTGTTATTTCTAATACTACACAAAGTATTGCAGCTCAAACTGATGAAATTGCTAAACTAGTTGTTTCTTCTGCAAATGAAAAAGAGTTTATTGGTAAAGATGAAATAAAAAGTAAAGAAGTTAAAACTAGTACTAAAAGTGCAAATGAAATTTTAGCTGATATTAAATCAAGTACAAATATTCCAAAGAAAACTTCTAATGTTAGAGCTTCTAGACCAAGTACAACTTATAAGGCACCAAGCACTCCAAAGCAAAGTGTTTCAAATACTGTTGTTAGTAATACTTCAGGTGATGATGAGTGGGAAAGCTTTTAG
- a CDS encoding GGDEF domain-containing protein, with product MNSKLFSNNPIYLLTLSIIITSILIVLLFGIIKIEKNIEKRMFKIATEDIISISENITDSIKSILKDSDDYISIIQKNTEIQNKIESKIKILKTENIKYTYLLYKDKKSIFRFLVDTEESESKAFLNQKFDVDNPNWLKIYETKRATLIKHTILQELSITYIIPIIKDNEVKLLFAIDFSVNKISEINKIINLMEKGLLAIIIISFIFIFILVIQVSKYRKIKKSAFIDTLTNVYNKNYLHEMKDNIDLNSYVLAVLDIDFFKNINDSYGHDAGDMILKQLASIIKMNIRDNEDIVIRFGGEEFILLIKKDENKKHNVSLNVINRIFSNIQKNDFYITSDEAIRVTVSIGINVTPHENKTFDKAFKSADAALYIAKESGRNNIKIA from the coding sequence ATGAATTCTAAACTCTTTTCAAATAATCCTATTTATTTGTTAACCCTGTCTATTATAATTACTTCTATTTTGATAGTTTTATTATTTGGAATAATTAAAATTGAAAAAAATATAGAAAAAAGAATGTTTAAAATTGCTACAGAAGATATTATATCTATTAGTGAAAATATTACTGATTCTATTAAATCAATATTAAAAGATAGTGATGATTATATTTCAATAATACAGAAGAATACAGAAATACAAAATAAAATTGAATCTAAAATAAAGATATTAAAAACAGAAAATATTAAATACACATATCTATTATATAAAGATAAAAAGAGTATTTTCAGATTCCTTGTAGATACGGAAGAATCAGAATCAAAAGCCTTCTTAAATCAAAAATTTGATGTTGATAATCCTAATTGGCTTAAGATTTATGAGACTAAAAGAGCAACATTAATAAAGCATACAATACTGCAAGAGTTATCAATTACATATATAATTCCTATTATTAAAGATAATGAAGTAAAACTACTATTCGCAATTGATTTCTCGGTTAATAAAATATCTGAAATTAATAAGATAATAAATCTAATGGAAAAAGGTCTTTTAGCAATTATTATCATTTCTTTTATTTTTATATTTATACTTGTAATTCAAGTAAGCAAATATAGAAAAATCAAAAAATCAGCTTTTATAGATACTTTGACAAATGTATACAATAAAAACTATCTGCATGAAATGAAAGATAATATTGATTTAAATAGTTATGTTTTAGCCGTATTAGATATAGATTTTTTCAAAAATATAAATGACTCATATGGGCATGATGCAGGAGATATGATACTAAAACAGTTGGCTTCGATCATAAAAATGAATATAAGAGATAATGAAGATATTGTTATTAGATTTGGAGGAGAAGAGTTTATTCTATTAATTAAAAAAGATGAAAATAAAAAACACAATGTTTCACTAAATGTTATTAATAGAATTTTCTCAAATATTCAAAAAAATGATTTTTATATCACAAGTGATGAAGCCATTCGTGTTACAGTATCTATTGGTATCAATGTAACTCCACATGAAAACAAAACTTTTGATAAGGCATTTAAAAGTGCTGATGCAGCACTTTATATAGCAAAAGAATCAGGTAGAAATAATATTAAGATTGCTTAG
- a CDS encoding glycosyltransferase family 9 protein — MKILVELPELIEDTVMITPAVQNLLKYYKDADITFVGSSISTKLFVNDKKINSLVVEETRKSIFSLLSLFRLAKSLGEQDLVVSFKKDFYSKFFLFFINCEKKFNFVDNMENIHKVEKYNNFINTVLESDYRAGDLMLNFKPQWNKKSTFGIHAGSTYANVKRWNAKEFAKVAIKLSSKYDVVLLGGQNEIDICSDIEDELKANGIENYTNLAGKTSVPQLVEKIAGLDLFLTIDSGPMQIAAVYRVNTIVVPTSYEKIELISQWRNPWETIIYKHVDPYSEDENEDYIPRSEDVLSLFKF; from the coding sequence ATGAAAATATTAGTTGAATTACCAGAGTTAATTGAAGATACTGTTATGATAACACCTGCTGTACAAAACCTCCTAAAATACTATAAAGATGCCGATATAACATTTGTTGGCTCATCTATATCTACTAAACTTTTTGTTAATGATAAAAAAATCAATAGCTTAGTAGTTGAAGAAACAAGAAAAAGTATTTTTTCACTTTTATCTCTTTTTAGATTAGCAAAAAGTCTGGGAGAACAAGACCTAGTAGTTTCTTTTAAAAAAGACTTCTATTCTAAGTTTTTCTTATTTTTTATAAATTGTGAAAAGAAATTCAATTTTGTTGATAATATGGAAAATATCCATAAAGTTGAAAAATACAACAACTTTATAAATACTGTTTTAGAAAGTGATTATAGAGCAGGGGATTTGATGTTAAATTTCAAACCTCAATGGAATAAAAAATCAACTTTTGGAATTCATGCGGGTTCAACTTATGCAAATGTAAAAAGATGGAATGCTAAAGAATTTGCAAAGGTAGCTATTAAACTATCAAGTAAATATGATGTTGTTTTATTAGGTGGACAAAACGAAATAGATATTTGCTCAGACATTGAAGATGAATTAAAAGCAAATGGCATTGAAAACTATACAAACCTAGCTGGAAAAACTTCAGTTCCACAGCTTGTAGAAAAAATTGCAGGTTTAGATCTATTTTTGACAATAGATAGTGGACCTATGCAAATAGCAGCAGTTTATAGAGTAAATACTATAGTTGTACCAACTTCATATGAAAAGATTGAGTTAATCTCACAATGGAGAAATCCTTGGGAAACTATTATTTATAAACATGTGGATCCATATAGTGAAGATGAAAATGAAGATTATATTCCTAGGTCTGAGGATGTGTTGAGTTTATTTAAGTTCTAA
- a CDS encoding metallophosphoesterase, with protein MKYVFGDIHGSFKTLIDLKNKLPKESELIFVGDLIDRGKYSKDVIQFVRENNCLCTLGNHEQMMIEHGEIFLKTIDNPATNYIHMWLNSGGKETLLSYNLITIENGRVLYSGDDTFLKQFEDDIKWLKTLPLYIKFDEKINNRDIVISHSCISNVWDKKDDKDFADEFEEYALWYRDDAYIDNEIFNIFGHTPTPFGVDLKEHYLNLDTGCYIDDIDHGKLSTFCIETQEVISINRNKED; from the coding sequence ATGAAATATGTTTTTGGTGATATTCATGGGAGTTTTAAAACATTAATTGATTTAAAAAATAAATTACCAAAAGAATCTGAATTGATTTTTGTTGGAGATTTAATTGATAGAGGTAAATATTCAAAAGATGTAATTCAATTCGTAAGAGAGAATAATTGTTTATGTACTTTGGGAAATCATGAACAAATGATGATTGAACATGGTGAGATATTTCTGAAAACAATAGATAATCCTGCTACAAATTATATTCATATGTGGTTAAATAGTGGAGGAAAAGAGACTCTATTATCATATAACTTAATCACAATAGAAAATGGAAGAGTTTTATATAGTGGAGATGATACTTTTTTAAAACAGTTTGAAGATGATATTAAATGGCTAAAAACTCTTCCTTTATATATAAAATTTGATGAAAAAATCAATAATAGAGATATTGTAATCTCCCATTCTTGCATTTCAAATGTATGGGATAAAAAAGATGATAAAGACTTTGCTGATGAATTTGAAGAGTATGCATTGTGGTATAGAGATGATGCTTATATTGATAATGAGATTTTTAATATCTTTGGTCATACTCCTACACCTTTTGGAGTTGATTTAAAAGAACATTATCTTAATCTTGATACTGGCTGTTATATTGATGATATTGACCATGGAAAACTAAGTACATTTTGTATCGAAACACAAGAAGTTATAAGTATAAATAGAAATAAAGAAGACTAA
- a CDS encoding radical SAM protein — protein MFYDEPLYRPPAEANSVIIQATLGCSFNKCTFCTMYETKEYKQRPLDEVFSDIDTLAKHYPHSTKMFLADGDALALDTNTLVSILEYAYIKFAKLRRVSLYASAFNIHDKTLEELVLLKEKGLGLIYYGIESGSYEILKKIQKPISHKKMINSLDKVFEAKIKSSVTVILGVGGKKYSKEHINETVKLINKLNITYLSTLQLMLENNREEKFIKNFKGEFFPLNDREMLEEQLAFVSGIEPLDKIIFRSNHVSNSLPLAGTFPKDQAKLIATINFYLDNY, from the coding sequence ATGTTTTATGATGAGCCATTGTATAGACCACCTGCAGAAGCCAATTCTGTAATTATACAAGCAACTTTAGGTTGTAGTTTTAATAAATGTACTTTTTGTACAATGTATGAAACAAAAGAGTATAAACAAAGACCTCTTGATGAGGTCTTCTCTGACATTGATACTTTAGCAAAACATTATCCCCATAGTACAAAAATGTTTTTAGCAGATGGGGATGCCTTAGCATTAGATACTAATACTTTAGTATCTATTCTTGAATATGCTTATATAAAATTTGCTAAATTAAGAAGAGTATCCTTATATGCATCTGCTTTTAATATTCATGATAAAACTTTGGAAGAATTAGTTTTACTAAAAGAAAAAGGTTTAGGTTTAATTTATTATGGAATAGAGAGCGGTTCTTATGAAATTCTAAAAAAAATACAAAAACCAATCTCACATAAAAAAATGATTAATTCACTTGATAAGGTTTTTGAAGCAAAAATTAAATCTTCAGTTACAGTTATTTTAGGTGTAGGTGGTAAGAAATATTCCAAAGAACATATCAATGAAACTGTAAAATTGATAAATAAATTAAATATTACATATCTTTCTACTTTACAATTAATGCTTGAAAATAATAGAGAAGAAAAATTTATAAAAAATTTTAAAGGGGAGTTCTTTCCTTTGAATGATAGAGAAATGTTAGAAGAACAATTAGCTTTTGTTTCTGGAATTGAACCTCTTGATAAAATCATCTTCCGATCTAACCACGTCTCTAATTCATTACCTTTAGCTGGTACTTTTCCTAAAGACCAAGCAAAACTTATTGCTACAATAAACTTTTATCTTGATAATTATTAA
- a CDS encoding glycoside hydrolase family 3 N-terminal domain-containing protein produces MFKKFLILLILSNALFANQSYTKAQVEKMIAKMVILGFYGQNITSNDKIYQDIKKYDLGGVILFDKDPTNKRKYKNVVDPKQLKTLTSKLQNIRAEKLLISIDQEGGIVQRLKKSKGFVNTPRASVVSLRGESNARDIYSLLALDLNQNGINVDFAPVVDLAINSRNSVIVKKGRSFGKSSKDVIKYSSIFVDELKKQNVISVLKHFPGHGSSLGDSHKGFVDITKTWKQEELEPYKYFIQNNKVDMIMTAHVYNKEMDRDYPATLSYDINTIILRDMLGFKGVLVSDDLQMGAISKHYTLKQTLTLSINSGVNMLLFANQLARPVKLETIINTVYSQVQNGQISLERIVESNKRINKMLQKI; encoded by the coding sequence ATGTTTAAAAAGTTTTTAATTTTATTAATCCTTTCAAATGCACTTTTTGCAAATCAATCATATACTAAAGCTCAAGTTGAAAAAATGATTGCCAAAATGGTCATACTTGGCTTTTATGGACAAAACATAACATCAAACGATAAAATATACCAAGATATAAAAAAGTACGATTTAGGTGGTGTTATACTCTTTGATAAGGATCCTACTAATAAAAGAAAATACAAAAATGTAGTAGATCCAAAACAGTTAAAAACTCTAACTTCGAAACTTCAAAATATAAGAGCTGAAAAACTTCTAATCTCAATTGACCAAGAGGGTGGAATAGTTCAGCGATTAAAAAAATCCAAAGGTTTTGTTAATACTCCAAGAGCAAGTGTTGTTTCATTACGTGGAGAGAGTAATGCTAGAGATATTTATTCATTACTTGCATTGGATTTAAATCAAAATGGAATTAATGTAGATTTTGCACCGGTAGTTGATTTGGCAATAAATTCTAGAAACTCTGTAATTGTAAAAAAGGGTAGGTCTTTTGGAAAGAGTTCAAAAGATGTAATTAAATACTCTTCAATTTTTGTAGATGAACTAAAAAAACAAAATGTAATTTCAGTACTAAAACATTTCCCTGGACATGGCTCGTCTTTAGGAGATTCTCATAAAGGTTTTGTAGATATTACAAAAACTTGGAAACAAGAAGAGCTTGAACCATATAAGTATTTTATTCAAAACAATAAAGTTGATATGATAATGACAGCCCATGTATATAATAAAGAGATGGATAGAGATTATCCTGCAACTTTGTCATATGATATTAATACTATTATCTTAAGAGATATGCTTGGTTTCAAAGGTGTATTAGTAAGTGATGATTTACAAATGGGTGCTATTTCAAAACATTATACTTTAAAACAAACTCTGACTTTATCTATTAATTCTGGGGTTAATATGCTTTTATTTGCAAATCAGTTAGCAAGACCAGTAAAACTAGAAACTATCATAAATACAGTTTATTCACAAGTACAAAATGGTCAAATATCACTTGAAAGAATTGTAGAATCAAATAAACGAATAAATAAGATGTTACAAAAGATTTAA
- a CDS encoding leucine-rich repeat domain-containing protein, protein MELDFDDKNIEVLNLSYKNLDEIPKEIFSFVNLKKLHLSGNNISVIPEEIKQLKNLECLDLRENKLLVLDDEISELKNLKTLYLSRNNLQALPNSFEKLSNLNKIVLNGNSFTIFPSCLVNLKNLERLILRENQIKSIPQDIKNLKSLKNLDLRNNQIAIIPSEINELKNLRRLSIQGNTLLEIPSLSELKDTLKIFEY, encoded by the coding sequence TTGGAACTTGATTTTGATGATAAAAATATTGAAGTTCTAAATCTAAGCTACAAGAACTTAGATGAGATTCCAAAAGAGATATTTTCTTTTGTGAATCTAAAAAAACTTCATTTATCAGGGAATAATATAAGTGTTATTCCCGAAGAAATAAAACAACTCAAAAACTTAGAATGTCTAGACCTTCGAGAAAATAAACTACTAGTATTAGATGATGAAATAAGTGAACTAAAAAATCTAAAAACTTTATATTTATCTAGAAATAATCTTCAAGCTCTTCCAAACTCTTTTGAAAAACTAAGTAACTTAAATAAAATTGTTTTAAATGGAAATAGTTTTACTATCTTTCCTTCTTGTTTAGTAAACTTAAAAAATCTAGAGAGATTAATTCTTCGAGAAAATCAAATAAAATCAATTCCTCAAGATATAAAAAATTTGAAATCATTAAAGAACTTAGATTTAAGAAATAATCAAATTGCTATTATTCCTAGTGAAATCAATGAACTTAAAAATCTAAGAAGATTATCTATTCAAGGTAATACATTATTAGAAATACCATCTTTGAGTGAGTTAAAAGATACTTTAAAAATCTTTGAGTATTAA